The Rhinolophus sinicus isolate RSC01 linkage group LG07, ASM3656204v1, whole genome shotgun sequence genomic interval tgagcagggagggaagggagtaGGTTATAGTGTGGTGTTTTTGTAAGCTgggcttcttttttcttcctgaggCAGACCTGCTAGTCAGGGCATGATGAACATGCAGTTGAGACCCGAAAATCTAGGGGGAGGTGAGGGCCAACCGATCTCATCTCAGCTGGCTTCCAGGGAAGGATGGGACGGTGCCGAGATTGGCTCCCGCTGCCCAGCAGGTCAGGGACCAACAGGATGACAGCTCAGTGCAGCCAAAAGGGATCTGTCTGGCGATGTGACTGATGTGGCACTCATAGGTCTTATCtacttaagaatattttttatttaaagtgtgaCTTTGTCTAGGGTTCACTGTATACCAGACACCATGTTAAGGGCTTTATATTTGTTACTTTAATCCTCTCAATGACCTATGACGTTGATAGTATTACCCCACTGGCTGGCTTCATGAGCAAGGAGGGACCCAGGCAACCCCTGGGGCCCTGCACTTGAGTTAATGCTCTGCTGTCGCCATATTgaaattcttcattctttttaacaagGAGTCCTGCGTTCTCATTTTGCATTGGGCCTGGAAAATTATATAGTCAGTCCTGGTGACCCCCACTTCTCAGAAGAGGACGCAGAAGCACAGAGTGGTCATGATGCGACATGCCCATGATCAGAGAACTGGGGACCCCAGGGGTCTGATCCCAAGGCCCCCGCTCTCTGGAGTAGAAAGAGGCTGACCAGAGTCAGAAGACTCTGTGCCCAAGTCCTGTTGCCGGCACCCACCTGTGGCCACGGGGGAGTCCCTTCATCTCTCCCagccttgatttttttcatctgtgaaatgggatgatcccacctgttctcagggCTGCTGAGAGGAGAAGTGATGGGCCCGTGGGTGCTTTTACACATTCCCTAAAGGTCAAGGGATCAAAGAATCATCATTAGCTGACTCACAGCGCACTGGTGCTTCTGTTAATGCCTCCAGGTTATCCTGACACTGTCTTCGAGGGCCTTCTCCGGATTGATTAAGAAAGAGCTAATTAAAATAAGCTCCCCCTTCCCGAGGAGGTAGCTACGTAAAGTCATCAAATCGTAGCTGTTGCCCACCTGAAAGAGAAGACTTTTCCCTAACAGTTTCTCCCTCCAGCCGCGGATGGCCTTGCCCTCTGTGGTGATGGTGCAGCTGGGAGAGACTCCCCATCAGTGTCATCTGCTTATGGCTCTCTGCAATTAGATCCTCTCCAAAAAGTATCACTGGAAATAATCAGAGCTCCTGTGTCAGTGGGAAGAAGCCCTATAGGGGAAAGCTGCCCCAAGGCACGCTCAAAACAGATTCTGGCACCTCAGCAAAGAGGCTGATGGCGCCTAGGAGGGGCTCCAGAAAGCAGCTAATAGGCCTTTAGATTTGGAGAGATTCTAAAGAAGCCTGTGTGACAGGAAAGACACCCATGAGAACACCCTACCTTTGCAGAGCGTGCTAAACCTACAGAGAGTGTGGACAACACTTAGTTCTGCCGATGCCCCAGACCTAGGATGTtgttagtaccgtgtttccccaaaaataagacctagccggacaatcagctctaatgcgtcttttggagcaaaaattaatataagacccggtattatattatgttacattatatcaTACTATTTTGAACCtggtagtatattatattatattatattatattatattatattatattatattatattatattatattatattatactatactatactatactatactatactatactatattatattatattatattatattatattatactcagtcttatagtaaaataagaccgggtcttattttaatttttgctccaaaagatgtgttagagctgattgtctggctaggtcttattttccaggaaacgcGGTATGACCCCATTTTActtgtgaagaaactgaggctcagctaGCCTGACAGCACCTACAGCTAAGGCcatgtggttctcaaccctgCTGCTCACTGGACTCTGTGGCAAGCTTTAAAACTATGCCGATGCCTGAGTTCCACCCAAGATTAACTGAATTAGAATCCCCGGAAGTGGGGCCTGGCAATCCATGTTTGTGGAAATTCCTCAGGAGATTGTCACATGTGTGGCTGGAGGTGCAATCTAGTTTTCTCTGCCATCAGGTGGCGTGGAATATTCCTACTTATTCCTCAGGGATGCCCCAAAGCAGGGGTATCAGAGTGTGGGGAAGGGCAGCCAGCCTTTCTCTGGTCAGATTGCATGGCAAATGGGGATTATAGAAGCATCTGGAATAGACAGCAAGCTCTGCTCTTCTTGAGCATCTCCATGCTGAGATTGGAGAGGAGCCACACACCTCTGTGGGTGGCCCAGCCTGGGTTTTGATTTTGCCCCCGCCCTCCGccccccttctctgcctcctcctctgcttGCCTACCATCACCCAGTGCCCAGTTCCCATCACCCCAGACAAGCAATCACAACTCTTGGTTTCCGTTTTCCTCCTTGCCGAGAACATTGTAGGTACATACAAGTCAATACaaatctctcttccttcccttcctgtcccaCACCAATGGTGGCATACTCTCTAGGCTGCTCATGTCTCGTTTTTTGTATGTAAGCTTTATCTGGGACATCATTCCATAtcacttccttatttttcataGCTGCATGCCCTCAGCACAGATATTTAAAACTCACCCTGAAAACCAAAACCTTCTCTCCCCAGGGCAAGTCAGGTATCTCCCGCTCTGATGCACCCTGTCCAAAATGTCCCTGTGGGCCCAGAGGCTGTGGGGCCGCGGCCTAGTTCTAACTCTGAGTGACTTCTCTACCCCGTGCCCTGATATGATGAGGCAAATACCTTGGCTCAAACCGCCTCCCTAGACGTGGGGAGGCCAAATCAGACCAGAGCACTGAAGCCCTTGCCCAGTGGGCATTTCAGGTGAATGTGAGAACCATCTCTCTATAATGGTGAGTCACCACCTTGCTTGGTTTAACAATCTACCTTGAGTGCAGTCGTCTCTTCCTTCAGCTGCTGCAGGTTTATTTGCTTCCTCTTCTGAAGAGGTGAGGTAAGGTGTTGTTCTTGGAGGAAGAAGCTGAGAGTGTGCAGTAAGACTGGCCTTGAAGTGCTGGTGCCTGAAAATGGGTGctgtggtgggtggggtggggttgggtggggtcAGTGGTCTGTGGACCCAGCAGCAAACCTGTGTCTGCCTGGGGACCTGCAGGCAGCTGCCGCTCAGAGACATAAGCCCTCAGACTCCGACGACCTGGACTTCTCCTGGCTAATTGCTGGGAGCTCTCGGGTGAGTCATTTAATCTCTGGGAGACTCAGGTACCGCAGGGATAAAATTGGGACAAAAGCAAGTAACTACAGACTTGcagtaaggattaaatgagataacagagGGGGAAGCATTTCATAAACGGTGAAACAGTATACAAAGTATTGATTTATTATTAACCTCTCTGCATCAAGTTAAGGCATTGCATCATTTCCCTTGTAGTCCTGAAGTAGCAATTAGCAGCCCTGTCGCTGAACCTCTGTGAATCTCCATTTTCCCTCCTTGGGAGCTCAGGAGCACACAGGCCTCGTGCAAAGGAAGGGATTAGTACTGACACCCAATCCTTCCTGCAGGGCCAGCACCAGCCAGCAGATTCGCACCACCTGCCCTTCCCCATGAGGAGGGAGCTCAGCCCAGCTTCCCTGCCAGTCTCTGATCTGCCCGCACCTCCAGGACTGATAGATCTTGGCAAAGCTGCCCCCAAAGATTCCTGCTAACACTTGTCTGTTCCTGCCTTTTGTGAAGCATGGCGCCCACAGGACTCCGGGAAGAATCTTAAAGCCCGGAGCTCCCCAGCTGCTCCAGAGGGACTCTGTGTGGCTCACCCACAGTCTCTCTCagctctctcagtctctctcagCTCTGGGAGCTGCTCCCACCCCAGCGATGCCCTCAGGAGCCTTGGCCCCAGCTGGTTGAGACCATTCCAGAGTGGGACCCAACCTTGCCACCCCACCACCTCCCATGTCTGGCTGCCCTGGCAAGATTCTAGAATGTCTGTGCCCCAGATTCAAGTAGAAGAAGTGGTGGTGGGGGAAGAAGGGCCGGCAGGAACAGCCCCACTTCCCGATGACCACCTCCGGAGCCTGAAGGCTCTCACTGAAAAACTGAGGCTGGAGACCCGCAGGCCCTCCTACCTGGAATGGCAGGCCAGGCTAGAGGAGCAGGCATGGCCCTTCCCGAGGCCGGCTGCTGCGCAGGGGGAGTGTGAGGAGGGGCAGCCCTCCCTCTCCACCAAACAGCCCAGGCCGCATCCTCCACCTAAGGAAAACGCCAACCAGGATGTTGTGACCCGGTCCACCGGCAAGCTGGAAGGCTTTGAGAATATTGATGAAGCTATAGCCTGGCTCAGGAAGGAACTGGTAAGTGGCTGCCCGTCCCAGGGTCCCCAGAAAAGATgccatcgtgtgtgtgtgtgtgtgtgtgtgtgtgtgtgtgtgtgtgtgtgtatctccctGTCTCCATCTCCCTCTGTCGGTCTGTCTTTCTGCCTccacctctgtctctctgtctctctgtctctcctccccaTCTGTACCTCTCCCAGTTGCACATCTGTCATCTTCTGATTAAATCAAGGGTAGACCTTATTAGTACATGGTTACATGAGATTCATGTGTCAATAAGCCCCTGATCACAGGAGGTGATGGAGGAAGCAAGTGTTGCCCCTGAGAACCTGAGCCCATGGAGGTGCCCTCCACCTTCCCCAGTGCCACTCCTGGCATCAGAGTCTTATAATCTTGTTCTTGGGCTTCTCACGGGACTTCTGGAGTGTGACTGCCCCTCCTTCTCTCTGAAACTCTCTCACCCTGCCATTCACCCAAGCTGCTGGCCGGCTCCTGTGACCACCTGGTCAGCAAGCGTGAGTGTCTACTCACCCACAGTGCTGTGCTGCCCAGTGGGGTGAGCTCAGGGCAGAGCCATTGGGGCACAGAGCTATGGGGAGACTGCTGTAAGTGGCCCAGGCTCAGCTCAGCAGTACTCTACTGATACTGAGCCGTGTGCAGGAGCTACACAGAGGCCAGCATGGCTGATTAGGCCTATGGTGGAGGCTCTGGCCTGGGCCTCAGAGGCTGAGTAGGAATCTGCTCAGAAATCAGGCCTGGGAGAGTGTCTGGGTGAAATGAGTGTAAGCAATGGGTAGGGGTGTGGAAGCTGGGGCCAGCAGCTGGACCTTATTTCTGCCCATGGGCACAGCAGGCTCTCAGCAGAGCCAGGTATGATGCTAACCTTCCCCATCACCTGCGGCCCAGGTCACATGTGTGCTATCAGGCCACTCTGGCCACAGGTGAGCCAGCAATTAAGAGCTAACTGCCCGCCAGAGCCGCTAGTATCTCCTGGGTCAACAGGATAGGCCTGCTTGGTTTGTTCTGCATAATCCTAAAAAATACACCCCTACTGGGGCCTGGAATTCCCCGTAAGTTGAAGTAAATAACTGGAGTGGGGCAGGTAGGGGTGAGGAAATCGGGCATCTgattaattgtaaatatttttttggttttaatcttTGAGACTGCTTCTTAAAATGTTCCATTCTACTATGTCTGTCTTTAGTAACTGGAGTGTTAGTTGGTTTGCCTAAAAGACGGGATACCTGTGGGTTCTCGCTATGTCACCAGACGCTCCATCGCTACTGGGTGTTCACGGGGGTGAAGAGAGATGGACTCTCCGTGGCCGGGATGGACCCTGGAAGGTGCTGTTTAAATTCCTGTAGCTGAActactttcatttgttttcagaaagaagaacaaaaaatatttccattaaccAAGGATTCAGTTTGTTGGTTTAGGGTTCATTTGAGGTTTTATTGCTTTGGGAAGCAGATGCTTTTGCTTTCTAAGTTAGCATTCTCCATGGGCCCCACTTTGGGGTGGAGATCAGAGAAGGAATTCCCTGTGTGTAAACCAGTAGGGAGTCCTCTGGAGCTCTCCTCATCCTGTAGATGAGAGCGGTGCCTCTCAACCCAGGGTGCATATTAGAATTGTCGGGAAGCCTTGAAACCTCCCAAATCCTAGGCCATATCCCAGACCGATCAAACGAACATTTGGGTTAGGGGTACCGAGGTGTCAGCAGTTTGTAAAGCTCCCAGGTAAAGCCAAGGTCAACAACCATTGCAACAGACCTACAGGCCATGCTCATTTTCCTTGCCCAGCCACTGCAAGCCTAGCAGCACGAAGTGCCCTGGTCAGAGGATGCTGGCTGAGAGGAGGAAGGTGGGCCAGTTCAAGGACAACCATAGGTAATATGTAGAGTAATAATACTCTGTAAGTGGAGAGAGGAGCATTCATTGTCAGGACTAACTTGGCTGCTAAAAGCTGTCTTAAATAAATACAGGGAATATCAGCATTATTACTAATACTTTATATTTGCGTGATGTTTTCCACCCTCCTGCCATGTGTCTGTGCTACCAGGGTTGagtaataatagtgataataataccACTGAGATTTGTCACTAATTGAGTGTTTACTGTATGCGAGGTACATCACATACATTACTTACCTCTTCCGACTGTCACATCACCTTCctgttacccccattttacagaggagggaacCAAGGCTCCGAGAGTAAGTGAGAGAGTAGAAATTTGAACAGTGGCCCATCTGGTTGCACCATACTGCATAGTATCTTCCAAAGATATTTGACTTTGTGGTGTGattcctaaaaatataaattcacaaAGATGTAAGGAGTCAACAGAATGCATGGGGGCGGAGGGAGAAACAAGATTGAATGACAGAGTCCCAGCCCTCACTCCATTATCTCTTTGATTCCTACAATGGACCTGTGTCATTGCAGttattgtctctattttacaggcgagtaaactgaggctcattGAAATCAGATGACCTTCCTAGAATTAAATGACTAATAAGTGGCAGTGCCAGAGCTTGAACTCAGCCTTCACAATTGAGAGCAGAGACCTTGGGTAGAGGCGAGAGATAAGGCTGGAGAGGTGGCCCTCTGGCAGCCGGGGCTGGTCAGGCATGCCTACTCCAGCTGTGTGGCAGAGTATCTCTTAGAGCGGTGACTGGTGACTCGACTCGAAAACTCTAATGCGCATACAGATCACTCCGGTCTCttgtgaaaatataaattctgttCCTAAAGGTCTAGGATAAGGTCCATGGTCTTGAGTTTCCAACAAGCTCAAAGGTAATGCTAGATTGCTGGTCTACCCACTATACTTTGAGAATCAGGACTGAAGGGCAGGTATGAAAGACAAGGGCCAGAGGACCAAGAAGGGACCTTAGAGAAAGCCCCAGGGATCCCCAAGCCTGCACCCCGAGCCCTGTCCCTGCCATAACTGCCCTTTTGGCTTGGGCCTCAGCCAGTGAATGGGCCTCCGGGAACCGCCCTCAGCATTCCACACTGAGGGTCCAAGAACTGAACTCGTTCAGAAGAGGGTATGTCTGAGGTCAAAAGCAGCCCAAACCCAGACTGGCAGTCTGGTCAGCTCAAACGTGCAATTCCACACAGTTAGGAGATTAAACAGTAACACGGCAACTTAAAATCCTTTGATTGGATTAAAAACAGATTTCCACATTTGAATAACAAACCCATTCTCCTGATTTTAAGTCTCAGTCAAGACATTAAACTtcaagttatttgtttttctaattcatcATCTGTGAACACATTCAAGGTGTCATTAAAAgtcaatctatttttttttttaacccaatgAAAGCAGTCTCAAGTAACCTGTTTCATTTTAAGCCCAGCATCAAGTTTTCTCTACACCTGGGCAAGCCCTCTATGCCAATTTGTCAGGCTCATGTGCAAATTCGTCTTTTCTCATGACTTGACCAAGGAAGCATTCAAAATCGGACTAGTTGTGTGGCCGTTTTCCCTATGCAAAGCCAAACACTCAATTTGATTGAAGTTTTGGCTCACTTGTGGGTTTGTGCCCCGTGGAGGGCAGGCCCTGAATGTTTCTCTGACCATCACTGTGAGGTGGCCCCAGCAGCAGTTACTGCAATCAGTGAGGCTTTGTTGTCAATGTTGATCcttttagaccaggggtgtccaaacttttttcaacgtttttcaccaagggccgtatgcgataaaatacacaaacagccgggccactcactcaaggtgaagtacatatcgcctcacctggcttatttaagtaaaccaaatatatttttggaatttgctgcgggccaattaaaaatggattgcgggccacagtttggacacccctgttttagAGGCAATGTTGGGTCTGGAAGGATCAGCTAGttccccctctcctgccccccccccaagtcTCCTCCAGCTTAAAGGCAAAGAATGACTGTCTGTATCTTGACTTATTTCCAAGGCAGTGAGTAAAGGGTCCCAAAAGCTCCCTCAGGGGTCCACTCTCCCTCTTACCTTCCACTGCAGGGAAAATGACAGCCCCCAGAGACCTGCAAGTAGAATAAGTTTTCTTTCAGGTTCATGTATTGAGGGACACAAAAAAGGTGGGGCTCTTCAAATCCTGTTGGCATTAGTCCTCCAGCTAGGAAGGCCTGACCTTTGACTTCCTGAGTATTCAGAAAACATGCTGTCATCTGGCTATTCGGGCAGGGCTGCTGCCTCTGCACTCAGTGGCTTTGGGTCTCCTGGCTTCTCCATGCTGATGCCCAGCCTTGTTGCTTGTGGGAGATGGAGACCGGAGACCAACTCAGAACCCGGTGAGGTGGCCATTGTGCAACTCTGCTTGCTCTGGGCTGCTCACTTTGCCAAAAGGTGGCAGCCTCCAGCTTCCTACCTTCAGGCCACCCTCCGTAGGTGGCCAAGTGGCctgaggtggggttgggggcaacGCTTAAGGAAGGGGTGAGCTAGAGAGGGCACAACCCTGAAGCTGAGGGACTCAGCCCTCTGACTGAGTCTGGAATTCAGAACATATCACAAAGGCCTCTGACTGTGTTTGGGCCCAGAGCTGGCAGCACTAGGGGAAAAAGGAATGTTCTCTTCTGTCTTCGCCCTTTAATCCTGCTGAAATGTTTCCCTTGCCAACCTGAAAGGTAAACGGGAGAAATCTTCTACTTGGCCTGTATGATaccaaaactaaaaacaaaacaaaaaacattccaGCTTCCTAAGGGGTTGTCTTGGTGGTGAGAATCCCTGGGCGtcaacagatatttttctttgagcTTCACACAGGTGTTGGATCCCCACAGACAGAGCCCCTGAAAGGTGTTTATGGTTTttagagaaagggagaagaagcCTGACAAGTTTTCATCATTCTGGGGCCTGCTGTGGCAGGAAGGGGTGGACCTGGACTCAACTGGCCCCTCCTGGTGGCAGCTTGAGTTCATCCTTTCCTGGTTAACCCTCTCCCGTCTATGCTGCCCGCTTGGCAAGCATGAGTAGAGTGTACAGGCATCCCTCTGAGGCCAATCTTACCCATTTCTGCTGAATGATATGCCAAGTGACAATTCAGATCCACCAAGCATCTTGTGATGGGGATGGAGGTGAGAAATGTGAGGATGGCAGCCATGTTAATACCTCCCATCTGGGGAGTATTTTACATACTGTATCCTGTGTGAGGTGTGGAAGTATTTgctcttcccattttacagatgagaagactgaggctcagaaagatcaTGAACCTAAGGGTCAGAGCGGttaagtgactcacccaaggtcaaaGGCAAGGATGTGGCTAAACTAAGACTTAGACCCTCATCTCCTGGCTCTGGATCCAGATCTCTTTCCTTTGTATGAAGTACAGGTATTCACATCAAATGTTCAAATCACTGGGGCCATGAGTTGTCAAAAAGCCtgcatttaaaactattaatttcAGAACAGGACACATGTAAAGGATTATAGAATTATTAGCTATGATTCATAACAGTCCTTTAGCAATGTCAGGGCAGCTGTGCCTGTTCTATGATAAGGATAATAACTTGCTCAGAGCCGCCCAGGGAGTTGCTAGCCAAGCTGGTTTGATTCACAAGagaggctttttttgttttgttttttccctttcttctgccccccccccttcatgctgttgtttctcagtctagttgtgtaggacacagctccctggccactcacgctggccaccggccactcccGGCAGCTTGCAGAAGCCCACACCATCCTCCAGCTGCttacagcagcccagctccagagagagctattgttcacaatcttagttgtggagggcgcagcttactggcccatgtgggaatcaaaccagtgacctcagTGTTAGAAGCACGGCActttaaccacctgagccactgggccagccctcacAAGAGAGTTTTTAGTTCAGGTGTCTCTTAGCCGCAGGCAGAGTCTTCTCAGTCTGGCTTGAGGCTTTCAGCCTGTCCACACCAGCAACCTGCAGGAGGAAAATTCTGTTCTATGAATCTGGCCCTTTAGTGGTTACTGAAGAATGTATACACAAAGTTGTCAGCAAAGGAAATAGGATGAAACAGCAATCATCTTTACTTTCTGGGAGCTAATATGATTCTTTGGACTTTTCTGTAGTTTATGAAATTTCTAAAATAggaatatagtatatataattagggagaaaaagagataaaaataaaagacgagagagagaaaagaacGAAACTCCTCTGTCTTGCCAGTGTGATTGGTACACACTCCCTACCTTGTAGTCTTcagattaaataaaaagcattgaACCTCCtagataagaaaaatgaggccCGTGCGCCCCAGAAATTCCCCATGGAGCATTAGCGCTGATGAGGTGGGGGCTGTTGACCAATGAGATGCAGCGGACCGCGAATCAGGAGGTCTcgcctcctttccttttcttggcTGCCTTGCCGtgcagaagagaagggaaagggaaggagaagaggccTGATGGCCGTACCCAGCCAGAATAACAGCACAAGGTGGTCCTGGGCTGTACCAGACAGCCCGGGGTACGTTGATCCAATCCTCTGTCTATTCACTACAACTCGTGTTCACTGAGTGCCTCGGCTTAGGCGCTGGTGCAGGTGGGGGCCCAGGTGAAGGGACAGGGTTCCTGTCTTTATGGGGTTTCCCCGCCTGTGGAGGAGAAAG includes:
- the FAM167A gene encoding protein FAM167A; protein product: MSVPQIQVEEVVVGEEGPAGTAPLPDDHLRSLKALTEKLRLETRRPSYLEWQARLEEQAWPFPRPAAAQGECEEGQPSLSTKQPRPHPPPKENANQDVVTRSTGKLEGFENIDEAIAWLRKELTEMRLQDQQLARQLMRLRSDINKLKIEQTCDLHRRMLNDATYELEERDELSDLFCDSPLASSFSLSTPLKLIGVTKMNINSRRFSLC